The Betaproteobacteria bacterium genome contains the following window.
CCGGATGCGCCCGATGTTCTGCGCGACATCGGCAGCGACCGCGATGCGCGGGTAGAACTCCGACTGCGCCTTGCGAATTTCCGCTTCGCGCGCCCGAATCACCGCCACGCGTGCCAGCAAATCGGGACGTTGCTCGAGCGCACGATCGACGAGCTTGTCGGCGGTGTCCTCCATCGCCGGCGGCAGTGTGCGACCGGTCACCCCGGCGACGCGAATGGGCGTGGTCGGTCGCACGCCCATCGCCTCCAGCAGTGCCATGCGGGCATCGGCCTGGCCCGCGCTGGCTTCTTCCAGTTCATGCGCCGCACGGGCGCTTTGCTCGCGCGCCTGCAGCACTTCGGGCAGCGTCGCCAGCCCGCGTGCGCGTCTTGCCTCGGCAGCGGGCCTGCAGCTTCAACGCGAGCGCAAGTGCCGCGCGCGCCACCTCCACGCGACCTTGCGCCGTGTTCACCCCGTAGTACGCACGCGTCACTTCGAACACCACTTTCTGGTGCGTGGCGTTGAAGCCGAAATTGGCCGCAGCGAGGGCTTCCTGGGTGGC
Protein-coding sequences here:
- a CDS encoding TolC family protein codes for the protein MLQAREQSARAAHELEEASAGQADARMALLEAMGVRPTTPIRVAGVTGRTLPPAMEDTADKLVDRALEQRPDLLARVAVIRAREAEIRKAQSEFYPRIAVAADVAQNIGRIR